A single region of the Lysinibacillus sp. B2A1 genome encodes:
- a CDS encoding citrate lyase subunit beta, with protein sequence MQHFATEAETIFYKKPQPFTKWETPDILSYALGATLYMPASMPNIVGLIQSQKYKELTSLVIDLEDAVGDTELLDCEAKLIEDISELYALYNQKQLLLQDLPLLFIRVRHVEQFNYLTTTLGKKQEILTGYVFPKFTATQGAQYFKLLEQTILEHDVTLYGMPILESREVLYKESRMQALLGIKEVLHQYRKRVLNVRIGATDFCGIYGIRRRMDSTIYDISVIRDCIADIVNVLGREEDGFVISGPVWEYFSNQRVLKPALRVTPFSEKGALDTRKALLDDCLDGLMKEVLMDKQNGIMGKTVIHPSHIRVVHALYAISYEEYLDALSIVENSDGRKGVMKSHYANKMNEIKPHMRWAQRILKQAHVYGVYHESLDFASLLLNSEIGGSIYATTNE encoded by the coding sequence ATGCAACACTTTGCAACAGAAGCAGAGACGATTTTTTATAAGAAACCACAGCCTTTTACAAAATGGGAAACGCCAGATATTCTGTCATATGCCTTAGGTGCGACTTTGTATATGCCAGCTTCCATGCCTAATATTGTGGGTTTGATTCAATCGCAAAAATATAAAGAACTCACATCACTTGTCATTGATTTAGAGGATGCGGTAGGGGATACAGAGTTACTAGATTGTGAAGCAAAATTGATTGAGGATATAAGTGAGTTATATGCACTTTATAATCAAAAACAATTGCTACTACAAGATTTACCACTACTTTTTATTCGTGTACGTCATGTTGAACAATTTAATTATTTAACAACTACATTAGGGAAGAAGCAAGAAATATTAACAGGTTATGTATTTCCAAAATTTACGGCAACACAAGGAGCCCAATATTTCAAGTTACTTGAACAAACCATTTTGGAACATGATGTAACCTTATATGGTATGCCAATTTTAGAAAGTCGTGAGGTATTATATAAGGAATCTCGTATGCAAGCGTTATTAGGCATCAAAGAGGTTCTTCATCAATACAGGAAGCGCGTATTAAATGTGCGTATTGGTGCAACTGATTTTTGTGGTATTTACGGAATTCGCCGCCGTATGGATTCGACCATTTATGATATCAGTGTAATAAGAGATTGTATAGCAGATATAGTAAATGTCTTAGGTCGTGAGGAAGATGGTTTTGTTATTTCTGGGCCTGTATGGGAGTATTTTAGTAATCAACGTGTATTAAAGCCTGCATTAAGAGTGACGCCATTTAGTGAAAAAGGTGCGCTTGATACAAGGAAAGCATTGTTGGATGATTGTTTAGATGGATTAATGAAGGAAGTTTTAATGGATAAACAAAACGGCATTATGGGTAAAACAGTCATTCATCCTAGTCATATTCGTGTCGTGCATGCACTATATGCCATATCCTATGAGGAGTATTTAGATGCATTAAGTATTGTAGAAAATAGTGATGGCCGCAAAGGTGTTATGAAAAGCCACTATGCTAATAAAATGAATGAAATCAAACCACATATGAGATGGGCGC
- a CDS encoding chemical-damaging agent resistance protein C: protein MAIQLSKGQRIDLTKQDPGLNSIGIGLGWDVKQFDGGQDFDLDASVFLLDASGKCRNELDFIFYNNLSSQDQSVVHTGDNRTGEGDGDDEKILVNLKQVSPQIEKIVVTVTIYDAEGRHQNFGQVLNAYVRLTNEESGAEVLRYDLGEDFSIETAVVFCELYRHNGEWKFAAVGSGYQGGLAALVNAYGLQ from the coding sequence ATGGCTATTCAATTAAGTAAAGGGCAACGTATTGATTTAACAAAGCAAGATCCAGGTCTAAACAGCATTGGAATTGGCTTAGGCTGGGATGTAAAGCAATTTGATGGTGGACAAGACTTTGACCTCGATGCATCTGTATTTTTACTAGATGCATCAGGTAAATGTCGCAATGAACTAGACTTTATCTTTTACAATAATTTATCGAGCCAAGATCAATCAGTTGTGCATACTGGCGATAACCGTACAGGAGAAGGTGATGGGGATGATGAAAAAATTCTTGTAAACTTAAAGCAAGTATCTCCACAAATTGAAAAGATTGTTGTGACGGTTACAATCTATGATGCAGAGGGTCGTCATCAAAACTTCGGTCAGGTTCTGAATGCCTATGTTCGTTTGACGAATGAAGAGTCAGGGGCTGAAGTATTGCGTTATGATTTAGGCGAAGATTTTAGCATTGAAACAGCCGTAGTATTTTGTGAACTGTATCGCCATAATGGTGAGTGGAAATTTGCGGCAGTAGGCTCAGGTTATCAAGGTGGCTTAGCAGCATTAGTCAATGCATATGGTCTACAATAA
- a CDS encoding chemical-damaging agent resistance protein C has protein sequence MAISLQKGQKVDLTKTNPGLTNVVVGLGWDTNKYDGGNDFDLDSSVFLLADTGKVADQNDFIFYNNTTGGNGSVEHSGDNLTGVGEGDDEVVKVALTQVPAHIQRLAFTVTIHDAEARSQNFGMVSNAYIRIVNAASNEEIIRYDLGEDFSIETAIVVGELYRHNGEWKFNAIGAGYQGGLAALCNDYGLSVN, from the coding sequence ATGGCTATTTCATTACAAAAAGGTCAAAAGGTAGATTTAACAAAAACAAATCCGGGGTTAACAAATGTAGTTGTTGGTTTAGGATGGGATACAAATAAATATGATGGTGGAAATGATTTCGATTTAGATTCATCTGTATTTTTACTTGCAGATACAGGGAAAGTGGCAGATCAAAATGATTTTATTTTCTACAATAATACAACAGGTGGCAACGGCTCTGTTGAACATTCAGGTGATAATTTAACTGGTGTTGGTGAAGGTGACGATGAAGTGGTGAAAGTTGCATTAACACAAGTACCTGCACATATACAACGACTAGCATTTACTGTAACAATTCATGATGCAGAGGCACGTAGTCAGAACTTTGGTATGGTTTCTAATGCCTATATTCGTATTGTCAATGCTGCTTCAAACGAAGAAATTATTCGTTATGATTTAGGTGAGGATTTCAGTATTGAAACAGCTATCGTAGTAGGGGAATTATACCGTCATAACGGAGAATGGAAATTTAATGCGATTGGTGCTGGCTATCAGGGTGGCTTAGCTGCTTTATGTAACGATTATGGTTTGAGCGTAAACTAA
- a CDS encoding stress protein codes for MGINLQKGQRVDLTKGNAGLNKIKVGLGWDPVSQEKSGGLFGGLFSSRNSGSGRNIDCDASVLMLQDDKVVAGDDVIYFGKLTSNCRSVQHSGDNLTGDGDGDDEVITIELSSVPTQYNKLVFVVNIYDAAGRNQHFGMIQNAYIRVYDDRTGSELIRYNLTDNYSNLTTLVCGEIYRHSNEWKFAAVGTGTNDVKLGDVVRRYQ; via the coding sequence TTGGGAATTAATTTACAAAAAGGGCAACGTGTTGATTTAACAAAGGGGAATGCTGGTTTAAATAAAATCAAAGTAGGCTTAGGCTGGGACCCTGTAAGTCAAGAAAAAAGCGGAGGCTTATTCGGAGGCTTATTTTCAAGTAGAAATAGCGGCAGTGGCAGAAACATCGACTGTGATGCCTCTGTGTTAATGCTGCAAGATGATAAGGTTGTTGCGGGAGACGATGTTATTTATTTTGGAAAATTAACAAGTAACTGCCGCTCTGTTCAACATTCAGGTGATAATTTAACAGGTGATGGCGATGGTGATGATGAAGTTATTACAATTGAGCTGTCGTCTGTACCAACACAATATAACAAGCTAGTGTTTGTTGTAAACATCTATGATGCAGCAGGTCGTAATCAACACTTTGGCATGATTCAAAATGCATATATTCGTGTGTACGATGACAGGACAGGTAGTGAGCTAATCCGCTATAATTTAACTGATAACTATTCGAACTTAACGACGTTAGTCTGTGGTGAGATTTACCGTCATAGCAATGAATGGAAATTTGCTGCAGTTGGAACAGGAACAAATGACGTGAAACTTGGCGACGTTGTTCGAAGATATCAATAA